Proteins found in one Takifugu flavidus isolate HTHZ2018 chromosome 7, ASM371156v2, whole genome shotgun sequence genomic segment:
- the eps15 gene encoding epidermal growth factor receptor substrate 15 isoform X4, producing the protein MAATPSLTQLSGGNPIYDKYYRQVDPNGSGRVAAADAAVFLKRSGLADLVLGKIWDLADSERKGFLNKQQFFVALRLVACAQNGLEVALKSLSVAVQPPKFHEVSSPLLAGVSGDIPWVVKPEEKMKFDSVFDSLGPVGGILTGDKVKPVLLNSKLPVDILGRVWELSDIDRDGMLDRDEFSVAMYLVYRALEGEPVPMSLPPPLVPPSKRKKPSVPPAMPLLPSPPSAKDSRSSHAASKTMPHPPKPAPAPTPTPAAAPWVVLPADKAKYDELFSKTDSDMDGLVSGPEVRDIFLKTGLPSATLARIWELCDIGDVGKLTREQFALALHLINQKLTKGVDPPPSLSPEMIPPSDRQNLKQNNTANLAADFSAIKELDSLSNEIVELQREKVSVEEEIKEKEEAVRQRSSEVQDLQDEVAKENEELQRLQAQRQKVQQALEELDQQRDSLEEQLTHIRQQTNQETQLVGSVEISSLEMQHEEQEQRICHYEEELVQAREELLALQEESKRLQEKVQAAQEQLTPLQESVRDSFTQVVQVQQKLNELKEEERSVTAQLSWKRALEDSSPVMVNGSSGSSGDHHQGDPFQQDLFQEDKPRELKEDGLAAVSNELPENPTQTENVVNESQEEEEKEEESSETSEEQKPKPDALDDLYTSLTSSEMYNNVSVLPKLQENNIKEQSSSTPDLVSEALPDVLEATPPKVASPGPENKPEAAESTEPATSSQPSRVSPGSMLPRNSPPSLPEMDFFNTDPFTDHDPFKDDPFGKADVADPFGEDPFKGSDPFAADSFFAPTSKAAFSTEDPFSVSGGPFGTPTGNSEPDLFASKVNEPGAPPAAAPDPFAFEPATPSSVNKDPFMSTGNKMTDSDPFGGQMNTAGEADPFGAQDGGADPFSSSSSNSDLAVKDTATTNDPFAPGGTTVSASSDPDPFAAVFGNESFGGGFADFSALAKSNGADQFGIDTKNLFQEETQPAGSDVPPALPPKTGTPTRPPPPPPGKRSSLSRTESNEAFQRRGPFHTQPLGDFSSSSSSSLPAKDPNADPFAPSSPPRHNVREADRFASFDKYPTEEDMIEWAKRESEREEKERLARLTQQEQEDLELAIALSKSELS; encoded by the exons ATGGCTGCCACTCCGTCTCTCACCCAG CTCTCTGGTGGAAATCCCATTTACGACAAGTACTACCGACAG GTGGACCCGAACGGCAGCGGGCGGGTGGCGGCGGCTGATGCAGCTGTCTTCCTGAAGAGGTCGGGCCTGGCTGATCTGGTTCTTGGGAAA atCTGGGATTTGGCAGATTCAGAGCGGAAAGGCTTTCTCAACAAACAG CAATTCTTTGTAGCGCTGCGGTTGGTAGCCTGTGCTCAAAATGGCCTGGAGGTGGCGCTCAAGAGCCTCAGTGTGGCTGTACAGCCTCCAAAATTT CATGAAGTCAGCAGCCCTCTCTTAGCAGGAGTGTCTGGTGACATCCCCTGGGTCGTCAAG CcggaggagaaaatgaagtTTGATTCCGTCTTTGACAGTTTGGGTCCAGTCGGGGGTATTCTAACAGGTGATAAGGTCAAACCTGTCCTGCTCAACTCTAAACTTCCAGTGGACATACTGGGCAGG GTATGGGAGCTGAGCGATATCGACAGAGATGGGATGTTGGACAGAGATGAGTTTTCAGTG GCCATGTATCTGGTGTACAGAGCTCTGGAAGGCGAGCCCGTCCCCATGTCCTTACCACCCCCTCTGGTTCCACCGTCCAAGAGGAAAAAACCCTCTGTGCCTCCCGCCATGCCCCTGCTACCGTCACCTCCCTCAGCCAAAGACAGCCGCTCCTCCCACGCAGCTTCCAAGACCATGCCCCACCCCCCTAAACCTGCCCCAGCTCCCACCCCAACACCAGCCGCTGCCCCC TGGGTGGTGTTGCCGGCAGACAAGGCTAAATATGACGAGCTCTTCAGTAAGACGGACAGTGACATGGACGGGCTGGTTTCCGGGCCTGAGGTCAGAGATATCTTCCTCAAAACTGGGCTGCCCTCGGCAACGCTCGCACGGATCTG GGAACTCTGTGACATTGGAGACGTTGGGAAATTGACCCGAGAGCAGTTTGCACTTGCCCTTCATCTGATCAATCAGAAGCTCACGAAAGGTGTGGACCCTCCGCCGAGCCTGTCCCCGGAGATGATCCCTCCATCTGACAGGCAGAACCTGAAACAG AACAACACAGCTAACCTGGCGGCTGACTTCTCTGCCATCAAGGAGCTGGACTCGCTCAGTAACGAGATTGTAGAACTACAAAG AGAGAAGGTTTCTGTGGAAGAGGAGAtcaaggagaaggaggaggccgTCAGACAGCGCAGCAGTGAAGTGCAG GACTTGCAAGATGAGGTGGCAAAGGAGAACGAGGAGCTTCAGCGGCTTCAAGCACAGCGGCAGAAGGTCCAGCAGGCATTGGAGGAATTGGACCAGCAGAGGGACTCCTTGGAAGAGCAGCTCACTCATATCCGCCAGCAGACCAATCAAGAGACACAACTTGTAGGTTCAGTGGAA ATTTCCTCACTCGAGATGCAGCATGaagagcaggaacagagaaTATGTCATTATGAAGAGGAGCTGGTCCAGGCCCGAGAAGAGCTCCTCGCTCTTCAAGAGGAAAGCAAGAGGCTTCAGGAGAAGGTCCAGGCTGCTCAGGAGCAACTGACACCTCTGCAGGAGTCTGTCCGAGACTCCTTTACGCAAGTTGTGCAG gtgcagcagaaactgaatgagctcaaagaagaagagaggtcAGTAACTGCCCAGCTGAGCTGGAAGAGGGCTCTGGAGGATAGCTCCCCTGTCATGGTCAATGGATCCAGCGGCTCCTCTGGGGACCACCACCAGGGGGACCCCTTCCAGCAGGACCTGTTCCAGGAGGACAAACCcagagagctgaaggaggaCGGGTTAGCAGCTGTAAGCAACGAGCTGCCGGAAAACCCAACCCAGACAGAGAATGTTGTAAATGAGagtcaggaggaagaagagaaggaggaagagagttCGGAGACTTCAGAAGAGCAAAAGCCTAAACCGGATGCCTTGGATGACCTGTATACTAGTCTTACCTCTTCTGAGATGTACAATAATGTTTCAGTTCTCCCCAAGCTGCAAGAGAACAATATTAAG GAACAGAGCAGCTCCACACCTGACCTGGTCTCTGAGGCTTTGCCAGACGTACTTGAAGCGACCCCACCAAAG GTCGCATCACCTGGGCCGGAGAACAAACCAGAGGCAGCAGAGTCCACAGAACCTGCTACTTCCTCACAACCATCTCGGGTCAGTCCTGGATCCATGCTGCCCCGAAACAGCCCGCCCTCCCTGCCTGAGATGGACTTCTTCAATACAGACCCGTTTACTGACC ATGATCCCTTCAAAGATGATCCATTTGGAAAAGCAGATGTGGCAG ATCCATTCGGAGAAGATCCCTTCAAAGGCTCTGACCCGTTTGCTGCAGATTCCTTCTTCGCACCGACCTCCAAAGCTGCCTTTTCTACAGAAGACCCCTTTTCCGTCTCAGGCGGCCCATTTGGTACCCCCACTGGTAACTCAGAACCTGACCTGTTTGCCTCAAAGGTGAACGAGCCGggagctccaccagcagcagccccagatcCTTTTGCCTTTGAACCAGCGACTCCATCTTCAGTGAACAAGGATCCCTTCATGAGCACAGGCAACAAAATGACTGATTCTGACCCATTCGGGGGACAAATGAACACCGCCGGGGAGGCAGATCCGTTTGGTGCTCAGGATGGAGGGGCGGATCCCTTCAGTTCCTCTTCATCCAACTCTGACTTGGCTGTG AAGGACACTGCAACAACCAATGACCCTTTCGCTCCAGGTGGTACTACAGTCAGTGCCAGCTCAGATCCAG ATCcatttgctgctgtgtttggcaATGAATCCTTTGGAGGAGGATTTGCAGACTTTAGCGCCCTGGCAAAG TCAAATGGTGCTGATCAGTTTGGCATCGACACTAAGAACCTGTTCCAGGAAGAAACTCAACCTGCTGGCTCTGACGTGCCCCCGGCCTTGCCCCCTAAGACGGGAACGCCCACCcgaccacctcctcctcctcctg gtAAGAGGTCGTCTCTCTCCAGAACAGAATCTAACGAAGCCTTCCAGCGACGAGGTCCCTTCCACACTCAGCCCCTGGGagacttctcctcctcctcctcctcctccctgcctgccAAGGACCCTAACGCTGACCCTTTcgccccttcctcccctccccgccACAACGTACGGGAAGCTGACCGATTTGCCAGCTTTGACAAA
- the eps15 gene encoding epidermal growth factor receptor substrate 15 isoform X5, producing the protein MAATPSLTQLSGGNPIYDKYYRQVDPNGSGRVAAADAAVFLKRSGLADLVLGKIWDLADSERKGFLNKQQFFVALRLVACAQNGLEVALKSLSVAVQPPKFHEVSSPLLAGVSGDIPWVVKPEEKMKFDSVFDSLGPVGGILTGDKVKPVLLNSKLPVDILGRVWELSDIDRDGMLDRDEFSVAMYLVYRALEGEPVPMSLPPPLVPPSKRKKPSVPPAMPLLPSPPSAKDSRSSHAASKTMPHPPKPAPAPTPTPAAAPWVVLPADKAKYDELFSKTDSDMDGLVSGPEVRDIFLKTGLPSATLARIWELCDIGDVGKLTREQFALALHLINQKLTKGVDPPPSLSPEMIPPSDRQNLKQNNTANLAADFSAIKELDSLSNEIVELQREKVSVEEEIKEKEEAVRQRSSEVQDLQDEVAKENEELQRLQAQRQKVQQALEELDQQRDSLEEQLTHIRQQTNQETQLISSLEMQHEEQEQRICHYEEELVQAREELLALQEESKRLQEKVQAAQEQLTPLQESVRDSFTQVVQVQQKLNELKEEERSVTAQLSWKRALEDSSPVMVNGSSGSSGDHHQGDPFQQDLFQEDKPRELKEDGLAAVSNELPENPTQTENVVNESQEEEEKEEESSETSEEQKPKPDALDDLYTSLTSSEMYNNVSVLPKLQENNIKEQSSSTPDLVSEALPDVLEATPPKVASPGPENKPEAAESTEPATSSQPSRVSPGSMLPRNSPPSLPEMDFFNTDPFTDHDPFKDDPFGKADVADPFGEDPFKGSDPFAADSFFAPTSKAAFSTEDPFSVSGGPFGTPTGNSEPDLFASKVNEPGAPPAAAPDPFAFEPATPSSVNKDPFMSTGNKMTDSDPFGGQMNTAGEADPFGAQDGGADPFSSSSSNSDLAVKDTATTNDPFAPGGTTVSASSDPDPFAAVFGNESFGGGFADFSALAKSNGADQFGIDTKNLFQEETQPAGSDVPPALPPKTGTPTRPPPPPPGKRSSLSRTESNEAFQRRGPFHTQPLGDFSSSSSSSLPAKDPNADPFAPSSPPRHNVREADRFASFDKYPTEEDMIEWAKRESEREEKERLARLTQQEQEDLELAIALSKSELS; encoded by the exons ATGGCTGCCACTCCGTCTCTCACCCAG CTCTCTGGTGGAAATCCCATTTACGACAAGTACTACCGACAG GTGGACCCGAACGGCAGCGGGCGGGTGGCGGCGGCTGATGCAGCTGTCTTCCTGAAGAGGTCGGGCCTGGCTGATCTGGTTCTTGGGAAA atCTGGGATTTGGCAGATTCAGAGCGGAAAGGCTTTCTCAACAAACAG CAATTCTTTGTAGCGCTGCGGTTGGTAGCCTGTGCTCAAAATGGCCTGGAGGTGGCGCTCAAGAGCCTCAGTGTGGCTGTACAGCCTCCAAAATTT CATGAAGTCAGCAGCCCTCTCTTAGCAGGAGTGTCTGGTGACATCCCCTGGGTCGTCAAG CcggaggagaaaatgaagtTTGATTCCGTCTTTGACAGTTTGGGTCCAGTCGGGGGTATTCTAACAGGTGATAAGGTCAAACCTGTCCTGCTCAACTCTAAACTTCCAGTGGACATACTGGGCAGG GTATGGGAGCTGAGCGATATCGACAGAGATGGGATGTTGGACAGAGATGAGTTTTCAGTG GCCATGTATCTGGTGTACAGAGCTCTGGAAGGCGAGCCCGTCCCCATGTCCTTACCACCCCCTCTGGTTCCACCGTCCAAGAGGAAAAAACCCTCTGTGCCTCCCGCCATGCCCCTGCTACCGTCACCTCCCTCAGCCAAAGACAGCCGCTCCTCCCACGCAGCTTCCAAGACCATGCCCCACCCCCCTAAACCTGCCCCAGCTCCCACCCCAACACCAGCCGCTGCCCCC TGGGTGGTGTTGCCGGCAGACAAGGCTAAATATGACGAGCTCTTCAGTAAGACGGACAGTGACATGGACGGGCTGGTTTCCGGGCCTGAGGTCAGAGATATCTTCCTCAAAACTGGGCTGCCCTCGGCAACGCTCGCACGGATCTG GGAACTCTGTGACATTGGAGACGTTGGGAAATTGACCCGAGAGCAGTTTGCACTTGCCCTTCATCTGATCAATCAGAAGCTCACGAAAGGTGTGGACCCTCCGCCGAGCCTGTCCCCGGAGATGATCCCTCCATCTGACAGGCAGAACCTGAAACAG AACAACACAGCTAACCTGGCGGCTGACTTCTCTGCCATCAAGGAGCTGGACTCGCTCAGTAACGAGATTGTAGAACTACAAAG AGAGAAGGTTTCTGTGGAAGAGGAGAtcaaggagaaggaggaggccgTCAGACAGCGCAGCAGTGAAGTGCAG GACTTGCAAGATGAGGTGGCAAAGGAGAACGAGGAGCTTCAGCGGCTTCAAGCACAGCGGCAGAAGGTCCAGCAGGCATTGGAGGAATTGGACCAGCAGAGGGACTCCTTGGAAGAGCAGCTCACTCATATCCGCCAGCAGACCAATCAAGAGACACAACTT ATTTCCTCACTCGAGATGCAGCATGaagagcaggaacagagaaTATGTCATTATGAAGAGGAGCTGGTCCAGGCCCGAGAAGAGCTCCTCGCTCTTCAAGAGGAAAGCAAGAGGCTTCAGGAGAAGGTCCAGGCTGCTCAGGAGCAACTGACACCTCTGCAGGAGTCTGTCCGAGACTCCTTTACGCAAGTTGTGCAG gtgcagcagaaactgaatgagctcaaagaagaagagaggtcAGTAACTGCCCAGCTGAGCTGGAAGAGGGCTCTGGAGGATAGCTCCCCTGTCATGGTCAATGGATCCAGCGGCTCCTCTGGGGACCACCACCAGGGGGACCCCTTCCAGCAGGACCTGTTCCAGGAGGACAAACCcagagagctgaaggaggaCGGGTTAGCAGCTGTAAGCAACGAGCTGCCGGAAAACCCAACCCAGACAGAGAATGTTGTAAATGAGagtcaggaggaagaagagaaggaggaagagagttCGGAGACTTCAGAAGAGCAAAAGCCTAAACCGGATGCCTTGGATGACCTGTATACTAGTCTTACCTCTTCTGAGATGTACAATAATGTTTCAGTTCTCCCCAAGCTGCAAGAGAACAATATTAAG GAACAGAGCAGCTCCACACCTGACCTGGTCTCTGAGGCTTTGCCAGACGTACTTGAAGCGACCCCACCAAAG GTCGCATCACCTGGGCCGGAGAACAAACCAGAGGCAGCAGAGTCCACAGAACCTGCTACTTCCTCACAACCATCTCGGGTCAGTCCTGGATCCATGCTGCCCCGAAACAGCCCGCCCTCCCTGCCTGAGATGGACTTCTTCAATACAGACCCGTTTACTGACC ATGATCCCTTCAAAGATGATCCATTTGGAAAAGCAGATGTGGCAG ATCCATTCGGAGAAGATCCCTTCAAAGGCTCTGACCCGTTTGCTGCAGATTCCTTCTTCGCACCGACCTCCAAAGCTGCCTTTTCTACAGAAGACCCCTTTTCCGTCTCAGGCGGCCCATTTGGTACCCCCACTGGTAACTCAGAACCTGACCTGTTTGCCTCAAAGGTGAACGAGCCGggagctccaccagcagcagccccagatcCTTTTGCCTTTGAACCAGCGACTCCATCTTCAGTGAACAAGGATCCCTTCATGAGCACAGGCAACAAAATGACTGATTCTGACCCATTCGGGGGACAAATGAACACCGCCGGGGAGGCAGATCCGTTTGGTGCTCAGGATGGAGGGGCGGATCCCTTCAGTTCCTCTTCATCCAACTCTGACTTGGCTGTG AAGGACACTGCAACAACCAATGACCCTTTCGCTCCAGGTGGTACTACAGTCAGTGCCAGCTCAGATCCAG ATCcatttgctgctgtgtttggcaATGAATCCTTTGGAGGAGGATTTGCAGACTTTAGCGCCCTGGCAAAG TCAAATGGTGCTGATCAGTTTGGCATCGACACTAAGAACCTGTTCCAGGAAGAAACTCAACCTGCTGGCTCTGACGTGCCCCCGGCCTTGCCCCCTAAGACGGGAACGCCCACCcgaccacctcctcctcctcctg gtAAGAGGTCGTCTCTCTCCAGAACAGAATCTAACGAAGCCTTCCAGCGACGAGGTCCCTTCCACACTCAGCCCCTGGGagacttctcctcctcctcctcctcctccctgcctgccAAGGACCCTAACGCTGACCCTTTcgccccttcctcccctccccgccACAACGTACGGGAAGCTGACCGATTTGCCAGCTTTGACAAA
- the eps15 gene encoding epidermal growth factor receptor substrate 15 isoform X6 yields the protein MATLLSGGNPIYDKYYRQVDPNGSGRVAAADAAVFLKRSGLADLVLGKIWDLADSERKGFLNKQQFFVALRLVACAQNGLEVALKSLSVAVQPPKFHEVSSPLLAGVSGDIPWVVKPEEKMKFDSVFDSLGPVGGILTGDKVKPVLLNSKLPVDILGRVWELSDIDRDGMLDRDEFSVAMYLVYRALEGEPVPMSLPPPLVPPSKRKKPSVPPAMPLLPSPPSAKDSRSSHAASKTMPHPPKPAPAPTPTPAAAPWVVLPADKAKYDELFSKTDSDMDGLVSGPEVRDIFLKTGLPSATLARIWELCDIGDVGKLTREQFALALHLINQKLTKGVDPPPSLSPEMIPPSDRQNLKQNNTANLAADFSAIKELDSLSNEIVELQREKVSVEEEIKEKEEAVRQRSSEVQDLQDEVAKENEELQRLQAQRQKVQQALEELDQQRDSLEEQLTHIRQQTNQETQLVGSVEISSLEMQHEEQEQRICHYEEELVQAREELLALQEESKRLQEKVQAAQEQLTPLQESVRDSFTQVVQVQQKLNELKEEERSVTAQLSWKRALEDSSPVMVNGSSGSSGDHHQGDPFQQDLFQEDKPRELKEDGLAAVSNELPENPTQTENVVNESQEEEEKEEESSETSEEQKPKPDALDDLYTSLTSSEMYNNVSVLPKLQENNIKEQSSSTPDLVSEALPDVLEATPPKVASPGPENKPEAAESTEPATSSQPSRVSPGSMLPRNSPPSLPEMDFFNTDPFTDHDPFKDDPFGKADVADPFGEDPFKGSDPFAADSFFAPTSKAAFSTEDPFSVSGGPFGTPTGNSEPDLFASKVNEPGAPPAAAPDPFAFEPATPSSVNKDPFMSTGNKMTDSDPFGGQMNTAGEADPFGAQDGGADPFSSSSSNSDLAVKDTATTNDPFAPGGTTVSASSDPDPFAAVFGNESFGGGFADFSALAKSNGADQFGIDTKNLFQEETQPAGSDVPPALPPKTGTPTRPPPPPPGKRSSLSRTESNEAFQRRGPFHTQPLGDFSSSSSSSLPAKDPNADPFAPSSPPRHNVREADRFASFDKYPTEEDMIEWAKRESEREEKERLARLTQQEQEDLELAIALSKSELS from the exons ATGGCAACACTC CTCTCTGGTGGAAATCCCATTTACGACAAGTACTACCGACAG GTGGACCCGAACGGCAGCGGGCGGGTGGCGGCGGCTGATGCAGCTGTCTTCCTGAAGAGGTCGGGCCTGGCTGATCTGGTTCTTGGGAAA atCTGGGATTTGGCAGATTCAGAGCGGAAAGGCTTTCTCAACAAACAG CAATTCTTTGTAGCGCTGCGGTTGGTAGCCTGTGCTCAAAATGGCCTGGAGGTGGCGCTCAAGAGCCTCAGTGTGGCTGTACAGCCTCCAAAATTT CATGAAGTCAGCAGCCCTCTCTTAGCAGGAGTGTCTGGTGACATCCCCTGGGTCGTCAAG CcggaggagaaaatgaagtTTGATTCCGTCTTTGACAGTTTGGGTCCAGTCGGGGGTATTCTAACAGGTGATAAGGTCAAACCTGTCCTGCTCAACTCTAAACTTCCAGTGGACATACTGGGCAGG GTATGGGAGCTGAGCGATATCGACAGAGATGGGATGTTGGACAGAGATGAGTTTTCAGTG GCCATGTATCTGGTGTACAGAGCTCTGGAAGGCGAGCCCGTCCCCATGTCCTTACCACCCCCTCTGGTTCCACCGTCCAAGAGGAAAAAACCCTCTGTGCCTCCCGCCATGCCCCTGCTACCGTCACCTCCCTCAGCCAAAGACAGCCGCTCCTCCCACGCAGCTTCCAAGACCATGCCCCACCCCCCTAAACCTGCCCCAGCTCCCACCCCAACACCAGCCGCTGCCCCC TGGGTGGTGTTGCCGGCAGACAAGGCTAAATATGACGAGCTCTTCAGTAAGACGGACAGTGACATGGACGGGCTGGTTTCCGGGCCTGAGGTCAGAGATATCTTCCTCAAAACTGGGCTGCCCTCGGCAACGCTCGCACGGATCTG GGAACTCTGTGACATTGGAGACGTTGGGAAATTGACCCGAGAGCAGTTTGCACTTGCCCTTCATCTGATCAATCAGAAGCTCACGAAAGGTGTGGACCCTCCGCCGAGCCTGTCCCCGGAGATGATCCCTCCATCTGACAGGCAGAACCTGAAACAG AACAACACAGCTAACCTGGCGGCTGACTTCTCTGCCATCAAGGAGCTGGACTCGCTCAGTAACGAGATTGTAGAACTACAAAG AGAGAAGGTTTCTGTGGAAGAGGAGAtcaaggagaaggaggaggccgTCAGACAGCGCAGCAGTGAAGTGCAG GACTTGCAAGATGAGGTGGCAAAGGAGAACGAGGAGCTTCAGCGGCTTCAAGCACAGCGGCAGAAGGTCCAGCAGGCATTGGAGGAATTGGACCAGCAGAGGGACTCCTTGGAAGAGCAGCTCACTCATATCCGCCAGCAGACCAATCAAGAGACACAACTTGTAGGTTCAGTGGAA ATTTCCTCACTCGAGATGCAGCATGaagagcaggaacagagaaTATGTCATTATGAAGAGGAGCTGGTCCAGGCCCGAGAAGAGCTCCTCGCTCTTCAAGAGGAAAGCAAGAGGCTTCAGGAGAAGGTCCAGGCTGCTCAGGAGCAACTGACACCTCTGCAGGAGTCTGTCCGAGACTCCTTTACGCAAGTTGTGCAG gtgcagcagaaactgaatgagctcaaagaagaagagaggtcAGTAACTGCCCAGCTGAGCTGGAAGAGGGCTCTGGAGGATAGCTCCCCTGTCATGGTCAATGGATCCAGCGGCTCCTCTGGGGACCACCACCAGGGGGACCCCTTCCAGCAGGACCTGTTCCAGGAGGACAAACCcagagagctgaaggaggaCGGGTTAGCAGCTGTAAGCAACGAGCTGCCGGAAAACCCAACCCAGACAGAGAATGTTGTAAATGAGagtcaggaggaagaagagaaggaggaagagagttCGGAGACTTCAGAAGAGCAAAAGCCTAAACCGGATGCCTTGGATGACCTGTATACTAGTCTTACCTCTTCTGAGATGTACAATAATGTTTCAGTTCTCCCCAAGCTGCAAGAGAACAATATTAAG GAACAGAGCAGCTCCACACCTGACCTGGTCTCTGAGGCTTTGCCAGACGTACTTGAAGCGACCCCACCAAAG GTCGCATCACCTGGGCCGGAGAACAAACCAGAGGCAGCAGAGTCCACAGAACCTGCTACTTCCTCACAACCATCTCGGGTCAGTCCTGGATCCATGCTGCCCCGAAACAGCCCGCCCTCCCTGCCTGAGATGGACTTCTTCAATACAGACCCGTTTACTGACC ATGATCCCTTCAAAGATGATCCATTTGGAAAAGCAGATGTGGCAG ATCCATTCGGAGAAGATCCCTTCAAAGGCTCTGACCCGTTTGCTGCAGATTCCTTCTTCGCACCGACCTCCAAAGCTGCCTTTTCTACAGAAGACCCCTTTTCCGTCTCAGGCGGCCCATTTGGTACCCCCACTGGTAACTCAGAACCTGACCTGTTTGCCTCAAAGGTGAACGAGCCGggagctccaccagcagcagccccagatcCTTTTGCCTTTGAACCAGCGACTCCATCTTCAGTGAACAAGGATCCCTTCATGAGCACAGGCAACAAAATGACTGATTCTGACCCATTCGGGGGACAAATGAACACCGCCGGGGAGGCAGATCCGTTTGGTGCTCAGGATGGAGGGGCGGATCCCTTCAGTTCCTCTTCATCCAACTCTGACTTGGCTGTG AAGGACACTGCAACAACCAATGACCCTTTCGCTCCAGGTGGTACTACAGTCAGTGCCAGCTCAGATCCAG ATCcatttgctgctgtgtttggcaATGAATCCTTTGGAGGAGGATTTGCAGACTTTAGCGCCCTGGCAAAG TCAAATGGTGCTGATCAGTTTGGCATCGACACTAAGAACCTGTTCCAGGAAGAAACTCAACCTGCTGGCTCTGACGTGCCCCCGGCCTTGCCCCCTAAGACGGGAACGCCCACCcgaccacctcctcctcctcctg gtAAGAGGTCGTCTCTCTCCAGAACAGAATCTAACGAAGCCTTCCAGCGACGAGGTCCCTTCCACACTCAGCCCCTGGGagacttctcctcctcctcctcctcctccctgcctgccAAGGACCCTAACGCTGACCCTTTcgccccttcctcccctccccgccACAACGTACGGGAAGCTGACCGATTTGCCAGCTTTGACAAA